Proteins co-encoded in one Ralstonia sp. RRA genomic window:
- a CDS encoding OmpA family protein, translated as MKTSAIWVLTLAVPLAACSSASGPTFNAYQVNPQDGLPTYRVECHGLLQGQSVCTDKAKEMCGDLPVRPLEPVTPFGRSTDVRTLTFQCGQAPAKPVTATEPVPVPIAMPVVVKRLDLGGDANFDTDQATLTPAAKRKLDQLVADSRGITFKHGEISGFTDSRASAAHNLALSQRRADSVAAYLREHGLQCDDLIVRGFGKDSPVASNATAAGRAMNRRVEIRLIQS; from the coding sequence ATGAAGACATCCGCAATTTGGGTATTGACCCTTGCCGTGCCGTTGGCCGCGTGCTCAAGCGCGTCGGGGCCAACCTTCAACGCTTATCAGGTCAACCCGCAAGACGGCCTGCCGACGTACCGCGTCGAATGCCATGGTCTGCTCCAGGGGCAGAGCGTCTGCACCGACAAGGCCAAAGAGATGTGCGGCGACCTGCCTGTGCGCCCGCTGGAACCGGTGACACCGTTCGGCCGCAGCACCGATGTGCGTACATTGACCTTCCAGTGCGGGCAGGCGCCCGCCAAACCTGTCACGGCGACGGAGCCGGTGCCGGTGCCAATTGCCATGCCGGTTGTGGTCAAACGCCTTGACCTGGGTGGGGATGCCAATTTCGATACCGACCAGGCTACGCTCACGCCCGCGGCCAAACGCAAGCTGGACCAGCTTGTTGCTGATAGCCGTGGCATCACCTTCAAGCACGGCGAGATCAGCGGCTTCACAGATTCGCGTGCCTCAGCTGCACACAACCTTGCACTCTCACAGCGCCGTGCCGACAGCGTGGCGGCCTACCTGCGCGAGCATGGCCTGCAATGCGACGATTTGATCGTGCGTGGTTTCGGCAAGGACAGCCCGGTTGCTTCCAATGCCACGGCAGCAGGGCGCGCGATGAACCGCCGGGTCGAGATTCGTCTGATCCAGTCTTGA